The Micromonospora sp. WMMD961 genome has a segment encoding these proteins:
- a CDS encoding SAM-dependent methyltransferase gives MPEPLDAALTEVRALLLDPALTRAVAAGRRRGRRPTVERVELRPVTLKAGPRMQITTSDGARPYTRNLAPGAEAAVAVDELLAEPFGNWHVETADSTLQLRVTKSGEAQVHRAATTRTAATPGGNDRAKEYLLDPGDPIFAEIGGSAAKRRQVDAFLRALAATLPDDLTGPLRVVDLGCGNAYLTFAAYRYLTGRGLDVQLIGVDVREDQRQRNTALAQRLGWADQVSFVAGTIADAVVDPAPDLVLALHACDTATDEALARAVRWEARWVLAAPCCHHDVAKQLRAHPAPSPYELLTRQGILRERFADVLTDALRAGLLRVHGYRAEVVEFVDSQHTPRNLLIRARRTGGEPTEPQRAEYRELVDHWRVTPRLETLLSAEQVRRP, from the coding sequence ATGCCGGAACCACTGGACGCCGCCCTGACCGAGGTCCGGGCGCTGCTACTCGACCCCGCGTTGACCCGGGCGGTCGCCGCCGGACGTCGCCGCGGGCGCCGCCCCACCGTTGAGCGGGTCGAGCTGCGGCCGGTGACGCTGAAGGCTGGGCCCCGGATGCAGATCACCACGTCCGACGGCGCTCGCCCGTACACCCGTAACCTCGCGCCCGGCGCGGAGGCCGCCGTGGCGGTCGACGAACTGCTCGCCGAGCCGTTCGGCAACTGGCACGTGGAGACGGCCGACTCGACCCTCCAACTGCGGGTGACCAAGTCCGGCGAGGCGCAGGTGCACCGGGCCGCGACGACCCGTACGGCGGCCACGCCGGGCGGGAACGACCGGGCGAAGGAATACCTGCTCGACCCCGGCGACCCGATCTTCGCCGAGATCGGCGGCTCGGCGGCGAAGCGCCGCCAGGTGGACGCGTTCCTGCGGGCCCTGGCCGCGACCCTGCCCGACGACCTGACCGGTCCGCTACGGGTGGTTGACCTGGGTTGCGGCAACGCCTACCTGACGTTCGCCGCGTACCGCTACCTGACGGGTCGCGGGCTGGACGTCCAACTGATCGGCGTGGACGTCCGGGAGGACCAGCGCCAGCGCAACACCGCGCTGGCGCAGCGGTTGGGCTGGGCCGACCAGGTCAGCTTCGTGGCCGGCACCATCGCCGACGCCGTCGTCGACCCCGCGCCCGACCTGGTGTTGGCGCTGCACGCCTGCGACACCGCCACCGACGAGGCGTTGGCCCGCGCGGTGCGCTGGGAGGCCCGCTGGGTGCTGGCGGCGCCGTGCTGCCACCACGATGTGGCGAAGCAGCTTCGCGCCCACCCGGCCCCGTCCCCGTACGAGTTGCTGACCCGGCAGGGCATCCTGCGCGAGCGCTTCGCCGACGTGCTCACCGACGCGCTGCGCGCCGGGTTGCTGAGGGTGCACGGCTACCGGGCCGAGGTGGTGGAGTTCGTGGACTCCCAGCACACGCCGCGCAACCTGCTCATCCGTGCCCGCCGTACCGGCGGCGAACCCACCGAACCGCAGCGTGCGGAGTATCGCGAGCTGGTCGACCACTGGCGGGTCACACCCCGGCTGGAGACCCTGCTCTCCGCCGAGCAGGTGCGCAGGCCCTAA
- a CDS encoding helix-turn-helix domain-containing protein — translation MASADVSPQMAFARFVRRAIDDAREERGWTVTDLASHTGVGRSTVFRWLAGDWQDYPELAKVRGFCAALDLPVAAAFRALGLPDAGPTPRRRHDDGPVEADVRAILDRLADPTVPAEEKHHIRDLLRYLARRPIRRAG, via the coding sequence ATGGCATCAGCCGACGTATCACCGCAGATGGCCTTCGCCCGCTTCGTCCGGCGTGCCATCGATGACGCTCGCGAGGAACGCGGCTGGACCGTGACTGATCTTGCCTCACACACGGGCGTTGGTCGCTCCACCGTGTTCCGCTGGCTCGCGGGTGACTGGCAGGACTATCCCGAGCTGGCCAAGGTGCGCGGCTTCTGCGCCGCACTGGACCTGCCGGTCGCCGCCGCCTTCCGCGCGCTCGGGCTGCCCGACGCCGGCCCCACGCCCCGCCGACGTCACGACGACGGCCCCGTCGAGGCGGACGTCCGCGCCATCCTGGACCGGCTGGCCGACCCCACGGTCCCCGCCGAGGAGAAACACCACATCCGCGATCTGCTCCGCTACCTGGCCCGCCGCCCCATCCGCCGCGCCGGCTAA
- a CDS encoding ferritin-like fold-containing protein: MSTPTTPGPAVADLLGLVAFGELLAFERMAGDARLAPDLRRRAALDEMAAAEIVNYRRLADRLTALGVPPDDAMTPYVAPLQAYHDSTEPRDWAEVVTKAYVGDAITDDFIREIADALAEPDRALVLDVLHDSRYADFAAAEIRAAVADDPRVAGRLSMWARRLVGEALSQASRVAAERAALTALIARGDRVDVPGLFGRLTAAHTARMAAAGLSN, from the coding sequence GTGTCCACGCCGACCACCCCCGGTCCCGCCGTCGCCGACCTGCTGGGCCTGGTCGCCTTCGGGGAACTGCTCGCCTTCGAACGGATGGCGGGTGATGCCCGGCTCGCCCCTGACCTGCGTCGTCGAGCCGCGCTGGACGAGATGGCCGCCGCCGAGATCGTCAACTACCGGCGTCTGGCCGACCGGCTCACCGCGCTGGGCGTGCCGCCGGACGACGCGATGACGCCCTACGTCGCGCCGCTGCAGGCGTACCACGACTCGACCGAACCCCGGGACTGGGCGGAGGTGGTCACGAAGGCGTACGTCGGCGACGCCATCACCGACGACTTCATCCGGGAGATCGCCGACGCGCTGGCGGAACCGGACCGGGCGCTGGTGCTCGACGTCCTGCACGACTCCCGTTACGCCGACTTCGCCGCGGCCGAGATCCGAGCCGCAGTCGCCGACGACCCCCGGGTGGCCGGTCGGCTGTCGATGTGGGCGCGGCGGCTGGTCGGCGAGGCGCTGTCCCAGGCGAGCCGCGTCGCCGCCGAGCGGGCCGCACTCACCGCGCTGATCGCGCGGGGCGACCGGGTCGACGTGCCCGGGCTGTTCGGCAGGCTCACCGCCGCGCACACCGCGCGGATGGCCGCCGCCGGGCTGAGCAACTGA
- a CDS encoding DUF3152 domain-containing protein codes for MPSSARLPARRQRRFALFAQLVAVVLAVGAAVTVIAEGPDGHPGAERLAADEIPTLPPLVAAPLPPSVSPSPSAAVPSSPPPVLRMPGAVPSAGTGDFGYDARSGPVLGRAGELRRYRVAVESGSNEDAADFALAVQTALAGPGSWVDSGRLRLQQVPGGAPRDFTVYLATARTAGRMCADGGVDIRVGGRPYTSCRAPGQVIINLDRWRLSVPHFVSAKVPLAVYRTYVVNHEVGHQLGHRHERCPGAGRPAPVMMQQTLFLNGCQVNPWPYLDGRRYTGPAL; via the coding sequence ATGCCCAGCTCAGCCCGCCTCCCGGCCCGTCGTCAGCGACGCTTCGCGCTGTTCGCCCAGCTGGTGGCGGTGGTGCTGGCGGTGGGCGCGGCGGTGACCGTGATCGCGGAGGGGCCGGACGGGCACCCCGGTGCCGAACGGTTGGCCGCCGACGAGATCCCGACGCTGCCGCCGCTGGTGGCCGCGCCGCTGCCGCCGTCGGTCAGCCCGTCGCCCTCCGCGGCGGTCCCGTCCAGCCCGCCCCCGGTGCTGCGGATGCCCGGTGCGGTCCCGAGCGCCGGCACCGGCGATTTCGGGTACGACGCCCGCTCCGGGCCCGTGCTGGGGCGAGCGGGTGAGCTGCGGCGTTACCGGGTCGCGGTGGAGTCGGGCAGCAACGAGGATGCCGCCGACTTCGCGCTGGCGGTCCAGACGGCGCTGGCCGGGCCGGGCAGTTGGGTCGACAGCGGCAGGCTGCGGCTGCAACAGGTGCCGGGGGGCGCGCCTCGCGACTTCACCGTCTACCTGGCGACCGCCCGCACGGCGGGTCGCATGTGTGCCGACGGGGGAGTGGACATCAGGGTCGGGGGTCGGCCCTACACGTCCTGCCGGGCACCCGGCCAGGTGATCATCAACCTGGATCGGTGGCGGCTGTCCGTGCCGCACTTCGTCTCGGCGAAGGTGCCGCTGGCGGTCTACCGGACGTACGTGGTCAACCACGAGGTGGGGCACCAGCTCGGGCACCGGCACGAGCGCTGCCCGGGTGCCGGCCGGCCAGCGCCGGTGATGATGCAGCAGACGCTCTTCCTCAACGGGTGCCAGGTCAACCCGTGGCCGTACCTCGACGGGCGTCGCTACACCGGCCCTGCCCTCTGA
- a CDS encoding DEAD/DEAH box helicase, translating into MSDLTQDLLDGQELAPTAPVRPEAPTFAALGARAETVEALASAGITRAFAIQEYAIPIALRGVDLIGQAPTGTGKTLGFGVPLLDRVFAPGEGSDGVPQALVVVPTRELGIQVAKDLAAAGRTRGVRVLPIYGGVAYEPQIDALRKGVEILVGTPGRLMDLQKQKHLRLDRVHALVLDEADRMLDLGFLDDVEKILAMLPEDRQTMLFSATMPDPIVTLSRRFLRQPMTIHAGHTAETGPSPQTQQLVYRTHSMNKVEVVARILQAEGRGLTMIFTRTKRAADRVAEDLDFRGFAVAAVHGDLGQGARERALRAFRAGKIDILVATDVAARGLDVTGVTHVINYDCPEDQDTYTHRIGRTGRAGATGVAVTFVDWDDMPRWRIIDKTLGLEMPEPPETYHTSPHLYTDLHISTEVSGTLPTAERTRAGLSAEIEEDLGGTTRSRRGDGGGRGSRRGESRGEGRGERRGRGDSRRDRSDAGTPAVAEAPAGDSAEEGTRTPRRRRRRRAGEVVAGETTAVIAAETGAAEPAAAADGEPSKPRRRRRRRGGGSGAGTPAEATAD; encoded by the coding sequence ATGAGCGACCTTACTCAAGATTTGCTGGACGGCCAGGAACTGGCCCCCACCGCCCCGGTTCGGCCGGAGGCTCCCACGTTCGCCGCACTCGGCGCCCGCGCCGAGACCGTCGAGGCGCTGGCCTCGGCGGGCATCACCCGCGCCTTCGCCATCCAGGAGTACGCGATCCCGATCGCCCTGCGCGGGGTCGACCTGATCGGCCAGGCACCCACCGGCACCGGCAAGACCCTCGGCTTCGGCGTACCCCTGTTGGATCGGGTCTTCGCGCCGGGCGAGGGAAGCGACGGCGTCCCCCAGGCGCTGGTCGTCGTCCCCACCCGCGAGCTGGGCATCCAGGTCGCCAAGGACCTGGCCGCCGCCGGCCGGACGCGCGGCGTCCGGGTGCTGCCGATCTACGGCGGGGTGGCGTACGAGCCGCAGATCGACGCGCTGCGCAAGGGCGTGGAGATCCTGGTCGGCACCCCCGGCCGGTTGATGGACCTGCAGAAGCAGAAGCACCTCCGTCTGGACCGGGTGCACGCGCTCGTCCTCGACGAGGCCGACCGGATGCTCGACCTGGGCTTCCTCGACGACGTCGAGAAGATCCTCGCGATGCTGCCGGAAGACCGGCAGACGATGCTCTTCTCGGCCACCATGCCGGACCCGATCGTCACCCTGTCCCGGCGCTTCCTGCGCCAGCCGATGACGATCCACGCCGGGCACACCGCCGAGACCGGCCCGTCCCCGCAGACCCAGCAGCTGGTCTACCGCACCCACTCGATGAACAAGGTCGAGGTGGTGGCGCGCATCCTCCAGGCGGAGGGGCGTGGGCTGACCATGATCTTCACCCGCACCAAGCGGGCCGCCGACCGGGTCGCCGAGGACCTCGACTTCCGTGGGTTCGCCGTCGCCGCGGTGCACGGTGACCTGGGCCAGGGTGCGCGCGAGCGGGCACTGCGCGCGTTCCGCGCCGGCAAGATCGACATTCTGGTCGCCACCGACGTGGCGGCCCGAGGGCTGGACGTCACCGGCGTCACCCACGTGATCAACTACGACTGCCCGGAAGACCAGGACACCTACACCCACCGGATCGGTCGTACCGGTCGGGCCGGCGCGACCGGTGTCGCGGTGACCTTCGTCGACTGGGACGACATGCCGCGCTGGCGGATCATCGACAAGACCCTCGGTCTGGAGATGCCCGAGCCGCCGGAGACCTACCACACGTCGCCGCACCTCTACACCGACCTGCACATCTCGACCGAGGTCAGCGGCACGCTGCCCACCGCCGAGCGCACCCGGGCCGGGCTGTCCGCCGAGATCGAGGAGGACCTGGGCGGGACGACGCGCTCCCGCCGGGGTGACGGCGGTGGTCGGGGCTCCCGACGCGGTGAGAGCCGTGGCGAGGGGCGGGGCGAGCGCCGCGGTCGGGGCGACAGCCGCCGCGACCGCTCCGACGCCGGCACCCCGGCCGTCGCCGAGGCGCCCGCGGGCGACAGCGCCGAGGAAGGCACCCGTACCCCCCGCCGCCGGCGTCGCCGCCGGGCCGGCGAGGTGGTCGCGGGCGAGACGACCGCGGTGATCGCCGCCGAGACCGGTGCCGCCGAGCCCGCCGCCGCAGCTGACGGCGAGCCGTCGAAGCCGCGTCGCCGCCGGCGTCGCCGTGGTGGCGGCTCCGGCGCGGGTACGCCGGCCGAGGCGACCGCCGACTGA
- a CDS encoding glutamate-5-semialdehyde dehydrogenase: MSVSEQAKRARDAAADLAVTTRTVKDAALVAMADALVARTSEILAANEVDLAAGREAGLSASVLDRLALDAGRVAGIADALRQMAALPDPVGEVVRGSTLPNGLELRQIRVPFGVVGIIYEARPNVTVDAAGICLKSGNAALLRGSSSAAHSNAALVEVLRDAVTEAGLPADAVQLLDASSRDSVKELMRARGLVDVLIPRGGASLIRTVVEESTVPVIETGVGNCHVYVDAAADVAKAVAVTLNAKTQRLSTCNTAESLLVHADVADAFLPPMLAALAEAGVTVHGSPEVAAYSAAVVPATEEDFATEYLSADISVAVVDSLDAAVAHIRRFGTGHTEAILTDSASAARDFVARVDAAAVMVNASTRFTDGGEFGFGAEIGISTQKLHARGPMGLPELTSTKYVVTGDGHLR, encoded by the coding sequence ATGAGCGTGAGCGAGCAGGCGAAGCGGGCGCGGGACGCCGCCGCGGATTTGGCCGTGACCACGCGTACCGTCAAGGACGCCGCGCTGGTGGCGATGGCCGACGCGCTGGTGGCGCGTACCTCGGAGATTCTGGCCGCGAACGAGGTGGACCTGGCAGCCGGCCGCGAGGCCGGGCTGAGTGCGTCCGTGCTGGACCGGCTCGCCCTCGACGCGGGACGGGTCGCCGGCATCGCCGACGCGCTGCGCCAGATGGCCGCGCTGCCCGACCCGGTCGGCGAGGTGGTCCGAGGTTCCACCCTGCCCAACGGGCTGGAGCTACGTCAGATCCGGGTGCCGTTCGGGGTGGTCGGCATCATCTACGAGGCGCGACCCAACGTGACAGTGGACGCCGCCGGGATCTGCCTCAAGTCGGGCAACGCGGCGCTGCTGCGCGGGTCGTCCTCGGCCGCACACTCCAACGCCGCGCTGGTCGAGGTGCTGCGCGACGCGGTCACCGAGGCCGGGCTGCCGGCCGACGCGGTGCAGCTGCTCGACGCCAGCTCCCGCGACTCGGTCAAGGAGCTGATGCGCGCCCGAGGGCTCGTCGACGTGCTCATCCCGCGTGGTGGCGCGTCGTTGATCCGCACCGTGGTCGAGGAGTCGACAGTGCCGGTGATCGAGACCGGGGTGGGCAACTGCCACGTCTACGTGGACGCCGCCGCCGACGTCGCGAAGGCCGTCGCGGTGACGCTGAACGCCAAGACGCAACGCCTCTCCACCTGCAACACCGCCGAGTCGCTGCTGGTGCACGCGGACGTCGCCGACGCGTTCCTGCCGCCGATGCTGGCCGCCCTCGCCGAGGCGGGGGTGACCGTGCACGGCTCCCCCGAGGTGGCCGCGTACTCCGCCGCCGTCGTCCCGGCCACCGAGGAGGACTTCGCCACCGAATACCTGTCCGCCGACATCTCGGTCGCGGTGGTCGACTCACTGGACGCGGCGGTAGCGCACATCCGCCGCTTCGGCACCGGGCACACCGAGGCGATCCTCACCGACTCGGCGAGCGCGGCGCGCGACTTCGTCGCCCGGGTGGACGCGGCGGCGGTGATGGTCAACGCGTCGACCCGGTTCACCGACGGGGGCGAGTTCGGGTTCGGGGCGGAGATCGGCATCTCCACCCAGAAACTGCACGCCCGTGGCCCGATGGGTCTACCCGAGCTGACCAGCACCAAGTACGTGGTCACCGGAGACGGGCACCTGCGCTAG
- a CDS encoding alpha/beta hydrolase, whose protein sequence is MRRATLWPDHLLPDDRVPPPWPGREVRLDGLVTYVRDTPATAVGAEPALYVHGLGGSSQNWTDLAGLLADRLDGQAIDLPGFGRSEPGPRYTIPAFADLVVRWIEHSDRGPVHLFGNSLGGAVAVQVAGLRPDLVRTLTLISPALPFLDFRRSLQGRMLPVLAIPRGERLVAKRLTQLAPEVMAQQVLEACVADLSRICDQRRAEALEEIRVRYEAEHYAAAYVRTFRGLVSSFLRAYLPGPGSLWRLAEAVRAPTLVVGGRQDRLVDVRVAPQTARVIRDSRLMMLDGVGHVAQLEVPRLVARAVVGLLAETEESAGRPDLAG, encoded by the coding sequence ATGAGACGCGCCACCCTCTGGCCGGACCACCTGCTCCCCGACGACCGTGTTCCCCCGCCGTGGCCGGGCCGCGAGGTTCGCCTCGACGGCTTGGTCACGTACGTGCGGGACACTCCGGCCACCGCCGTCGGCGCGGAGCCGGCGCTATACGTGCACGGGCTGGGCGGGTCGTCGCAGAACTGGACCGACCTGGCCGGGTTGCTCGCCGACCGGCTGGACGGTCAGGCCATCGACCTGCCCGGCTTCGGCCGCAGTGAACCGGGTCCCCGCTACACGATTCCGGCCTTCGCGGACCTCGTCGTCCGCTGGATCGAGCACTCCGATCGGGGTCCGGTGCACCTGTTCGGCAATTCGCTGGGCGGAGCGGTCGCGGTGCAGGTGGCCGGGCTCCGGCCCGACCTGGTCCGTACGCTCACCCTGATCTCCCCGGCCCTGCCGTTCCTGGATTTCCGTCGCTCGTTGCAGGGGCGGATGCTGCCCGTGCTCGCCATTCCGCGCGGCGAACGGTTGGTCGCCAAGCGGCTCACCCAGCTCGCGCCGGAGGTGATGGCCCAGCAGGTGTTGGAGGCGTGTGTCGCCGATCTCAGCCGGATCTGCGACCAGCGCCGGGCCGAGGCGCTGGAGGAGATCCGGGTCCGCTACGAGGCGGAGCACTACGCCGCCGCGTACGTCCGGACGTTTCGTGGTCTGGTCTCCAGCTTCCTGCGGGCGTACCTGCCGGGGCCGGGTTCGCTGTGGCGGCTCGCCGAGGCGGTGCGCGCACCGACCCTGGTGGTGGGTGGTCGACAGGATCGTCTGGTCGACGTGCGGGTCGCGCCGCAGACCGCGCGGGTCATCCGCGACAGCCGGTTGATGATGCTCGACGGTGTGGGTCATGTGGCGCAGTTGGAGGTCCCCCGACTGGTGGCCCGAGCGGTGGTCGGCCTGCTCGCCGAAACGGAGGAGTCCGCTGGGCGGCCCGATCTGGCAGGCTGA
- a CDS encoding TetR/AcrR family transcriptional regulator, which produces MTAAGNGAQTAGRPTRLPRSARRKQLLAAAQEVFVAQGYHAAAMDDIAERAGVSKPVLYQHFPGKMDLYLALLDTHCDAIVAKVHDAMRGTSDNKERVSASVRAYFDFVDHESEAFRLVFESDLRNDPAVRQRVERVEQGCIAAITDTIISDTGVSRAHAELLASGLVGAAETAAQFWLAGGRQVPKAEAEALVAALSWRGIASFPLQGESA; this is translated from the coding sequence ATGACCGCTGCGGGGAATGGTGCACAGACCGCTGGCCGGCCCACCCGCCTGCCCCGCTCCGCGCGTCGTAAGCAGCTTCTCGCTGCGGCGCAGGAGGTGTTCGTCGCCCAGGGCTACCACGCCGCCGCCATGGACGACATCGCCGAGCGGGCCGGGGTGTCCAAGCCGGTGCTCTACCAACACTTCCCCGGGAAGATGGACCTCTACCTGGCCCTGCTGGACACGCACTGTGACGCCATCGTCGCCAAGGTGCACGACGCGATGCGCGGCACCAGCGACAACAAGGAACGGGTCAGCGCCTCGGTCCGCGCGTACTTCGACTTCGTCGACCACGAGAGTGAGGCTTTCCGGCTCGTCTTCGAGTCGGATCTGCGCAACGACCCGGCGGTGCGGCAACGGGTGGAGCGGGTCGAGCAGGGCTGCATCGCGGCGATCACCGACACCATCATCTCGGACACCGGCGTGAGCCGGGCACACGCCGAGCTGCTCGCCTCCGGGCTGGTCGGTGCCGCCGAGACGGCTGCGCAGTTCTGGCTGGCCGGTGGCCGGCAGGTGCCGAAGGCCGAGGCCGAGGCGTTGGTGGCCGCGCTGTCGTGGCGGGGCATCGCGAGCTTCCCGCTGCAAGGTGAGTCAGCCTGA
- a CDS encoding prenyltransferase/squalene oxidase repeat-containing protein, producing MVDLEAAIGFVVAHGDAVERARLSWLRNGTAVPANLLETAEVGQSPDGGWPATWGGPIASIDATCFRLAELDDLGALGRPAARRALDWLASRQQADGGWDEDASLADSAPEWARPGDPEAGFLVSANAGFWLTVAGLDARASGPLDHRVGGAYAGVVQAAAHSLAARLRPDGSWPSYLAAGWLSASVLHRQEMFQESARIQVVLAERMPKMSAGNVAWLAATLRRAGIDPQDWIMVRALRRLAETQRSDGGWESDDGHQFDVHATLSAIRAARPTPAGAAA from the coding sequence GTGGTCGACTTGGAAGCCGCGATCGGGTTCGTCGTGGCGCACGGTGATGCGGTGGAACGCGCCCGCCTCTCCTGGCTGCGCAACGGCACCGCGGTGCCCGCCAACCTGTTGGAGACGGCAGAGGTCGGCCAGTCGCCAGACGGCGGCTGGCCGGCCACCTGGGGCGGCCCGATCGCCTCGATCGACGCCACCTGCTTCCGGCTCGCCGAGCTGGACGACCTGGGAGCACTCGGCCGTCCCGCAGCTCGTCGCGCGCTCGACTGGTTGGCGTCCCGGCAGCAGGCCGACGGCGGTTGGGACGAGGACGCGTCGCTGGCCGACTCGGCCCCGGAGTGGGCCCGACCCGGCGACCCGGAGGCAGGGTTCCTCGTGTCGGCCAACGCCGGTTTCTGGCTCACCGTCGCCGGCCTGGACGCGCGCGCCTCGGGCCCGCTCGACCATCGGGTCGGTGGGGCGTACGCCGGGGTGGTGCAGGCGGCGGCCCATTCGCTGGCCGCGCGGCTGCGTCCGGACGGCAGTTGGCCCTCGTACCTCGCCGCCGGCTGGTTGAGCGCGTCGGTGCTGCACCGGCAGGAGATGTTCCAGGAGTCGGCGCGGATCCAGGTGGTGCTCGCCGAACGGATGCCGAAGATGTCTGCGGGCAATGTGGCGTGGTTGGCGGCCACGCTGCGCAGGGCCGGCATCGACCCACAGGACTGGATCATGGTGCGGGCTCTGCGCCGGCTGGCCGAGACCCAGCGCAGCGACGGCGGCTGGGAGAGCGATGACGGCCACCAGTTCGACGTGCACGCCACGCTGTCCGCGATCCGAGCCGCCCGGCCCACGCCGGCCGGAGCCGCCGCGTAG
- a CDS encoding DUF3107 domain-containing protein, with the protein MEVKIGVQYAPRELVVDSAQSPAEIEQIVTDAFAGNGGTLSLTDEKGRRVIVPVEKVAYVEIAEASPRAVGFTVR; encoded by the coding sequence GTGGAGGTCAAGATCGGCGTGCAGTACGCGCCGCGCGAGCTGGTAGTGGACAGCGCGCAGTCGCCGGCCGAGATCGAGCAGATCGTGACCGACGCCTTCGCCGGTAACGGCGGCACGCTCTCCCTGACCGACGAGAAGGGCCGGCGGGTCATCGTTCCGGTCGAGAAGGTCGCCTACGTCGAGATCGCCGAGGCGTCTCCCCGAGCGGTCGGCTTCACCGTCCGCTGA
- a CDS encoding DUF3152 domain-containing protein, with translation MTPSSRYGPPQPPDPSGRPAYVRPTLARMHRRRRRTLLLVLLVLTAVIGVPMARGDGEPAAVTPAVTTQSGTGRGGGAPHPAPTSYPSVGAGRFTAADGETPVHGTDGPLRRYRVVVERGTGQDAEVFAARVDEVLADSRSWIASGDLRVQRVADAGAADFTIYLATPVTSERMCAEGGLTTERYTSCRLPGQVIINLARWMEAVPDYGASLDTYRTYVINHEVGHEFGELHEACPAPGEPAPVMQQQTYGLDGCVANAWPYLDGRRYAGDIVP, from the coding sequence ATGACGCCGTCGTCCCGTTACGGCCCGCCCCAGCCGCCCGACCCGTCGGGCCGGCCGGCGTACGTGCGTCCCACGCTGGCCCGGATGCACCGGCGACGTCGCCGCACCCTGCTGCTCGTCCTTCTCGTGCTGACCGCCGTCATCGGCGTGCCGATGGCCAGGGGCGACGGCGAGCCGGCGGCCGTGACTCCTGCCGTCACGACCCAGAGTGGCACGGGACGCGGCGGTGGGGCGCCACACCCTGCGCCCACCAGCTACCCGTCGGTCGGAGCGGGACGCTTCACCGCCGCCGACGGCGAGACACCCGTGCACGGTACGGACGGTCCGCTGCGCCGGTACCGGGTCGTCGTGGAACGCGGCACCGGCCAGGACGCCGAGGTCTTCGCCGCCCGGGTGGACGAGGTCCTGGCCGACTCGCGCAGCTGGATCGCGTCCGGTGACCTGCGGGTGCAGCGGGTGGCCGACGCCGGTGCCGCCGACTTCACCATCTACCTGGCCACCCCGGTCACGTCCGAGCGGATGTGCGCCGAGGGCGGGTTGACCACCGAGCGCTACACCTCCTGCCGCCTGCCCGGCCAGGTCATCATCAACCTGGCCCGCTGGATGGAGGCAGTGCCCGACTACGGCGCCTCGCTGGACACCTACCGCACCTACGTGATCAACCACGAGGTCGGCCACGAGTTCGGCGAACTGCACGAGGCCTGCCCCGCCCCGGGTGAGCCCGCACCGGTGATGCAGCAGCAGACGTACGGCCTGGACGGCTGCGTCGCCAACGCCTGGCCCTACCTCGACGGCCGTCGCTACGCGGGTGACATCGTCCCCTGA